TTTTCACTTTACTTTTCTTCAACATTTCAGCGGCTAGGTTCAAATATGAAACAGCGCCTTTAGAACTTTTCTCAAAATAAATCACTGGCAACCCATGCGCGGGCGCTTCTGCCAAACGAATATTTCGGGGAATGACCGTTTCATATAACTTTTTACCAAAATATTGCTCCAGCTCTGCTGACACATCACGTGTCAATGCATTCCGAGCATCATACATGGTACGTAATACCCCAACAATTTCCAAGTTTGGATTAAGGGCTTTTTGTATACGATCAATCGTTTGAGTGAGATCAGCCAAACCTTCCAAGGCATAATATTCGCATTGCATTGGAATAATCACACCATTAACCGCAGCTAAGGCATTCACCGTAATCAGGCTTAAGCTTGGTGCACAATCCACTATAATATAGTCAAAGGCAGCATCGACCTCTTGCAATGCATTTTTAAGAATAAACTCTCGTCCTTCCTGCTCTGCAATCGCCAACTCTACGCCAGCAAGCTCTCGGTTTGCCCCAAGTACTTTATAACCCACTTCTGCTTTTTGAATGGCAGTTTCAATCGGCACTTCACCCAACAACACATCGGTCACAGAATAAAGTAAATCATTCTTTTGAATACCAGACCCCATGGTGGCATTCCCTTGCGAGTCCATATCAACCAGCAAGACACGTTTTTTCAAGATCGCCAAAGAAGCAGCAAGGTTGACTGCTGTCGTGGTTTTTCCGACACCACCTTTTTGGTTTGCAATCGCAATAATTTGAGCCATGACTTCCTCTTAATATTTTTATTGAATGCGTTGAAGTAAAAGTAAATGACGTTGTTCATCTAATCTCGGGACACGAAGTTCAATGATCTTACATGAATACTCATCTTTCATCTGTTCAACTTCATCCGCTGGCACCAAGCCTTTCATTGCAGCAATAATACTCTGCTCATGCATATAAGGTTGTGCCGCATCCACAAAGTCAGTCAACGAAGCAAATGCCCGGCTGGTAATCACATCAAACTGCCCCAACTCGCCAATGCTGTCTTCATTTTCAACACGTGTTTGCACAGCAATAACATTTTTCAATTTCAAATCAGCAATAAACTGCTTCAGGAAACGAATTTTTTTCCCATTTGAATCCAATAATACACAAGAACGTTCTGGCTGACACAAAGCAATGATCATGCCCGGCATTCCGCCACCTGTCCCAACATCCAGTAAACGGCCTTGTGGTAAATCATTTAAGATACTTAAACTATCCAACAAATGTTTAACCAACATTTCTTTCGGCTCACGAATCGCCGTTAAGTTGTAGGCCTTATTCCACAGCACGAGAGCATCTTGATATTTCAATAAGAGTGTTAGGCTATCCTCACTCAGGTTTAAACCTAGAGCTTGACTACCTTGCTTTAATTCTTGAAAAAAAGGATGCATAACAGTGCAACATCTCGATAAATTTGCTGTGCAGTATACCGATTTCTGATACAAGGCACAGTAGGACTTGTTGAACGATTATGCAGTTAAACATTTACAAGCATGATAAACTGCACAATCCGCTAATTTTTTGTCTGTTCTTATGCAAATCACAGATAGACAAAGCATTTTTCTTAGGGCTATTGACATTTCAGCCGTGCATTGTGCTATCGGCTAAAATGCCATAAACAAGCCATAACCTTATGCAAATACACCTTGTTGGATTTGCTGATCCAGTTGTTGCAAACGCTCTGGTGTACCAACATCCACCCAAATTGCCTGCATCTTTTCAGCTGAAACCTGCTGCTGTTGCATCGCTTGTTTCAGTAATGGTGCTAAAGGCCGTTTACCGTTTTCCAATCCATTAAACATCTGTGGATCAAATATCGCAACACCACTATAAGTTAATGCCTCACCAAACTGTTCCTGCTCAAAAGTATAAGCTAGATTATTCGCAAGAATAAAATCACCTTTCAAATGCTGTGGTGGATTCTCCACCAGCACCAAATGTGCTTGCTTACCATCTAACTGAACACTGAGCAATGAAGAAAAGTCCATCGTGGTCCAGACATCACCATTCACCAAGATAAAAGGCTGATCACCCAGCAAAGGTAAAGCATTAATGATGCCACCTGCCGTTTCCAGCCCCTCGCCTTCATGCGACCATAAGATCGTCACACCAAATTGCGAACCATCACCAAGCGCCGCCACGAGCTTGTCAGCCAACCAAGCCGTATTAATCACGATCTCAGTCACGCCAATCGCTTTAAGTTTCTCGATATGCCAGACAATCAGTGGTTTCCCACCAACCTCAAGTAAAGGTTTAGGGGTATGTAATGTTAAAGGCCGCATGCGATTACCCAAGCCTGCAGCTAGAATCATGGCTTTCATTATGCTGCAACCTCGTAATCACCATATTTTGCAATAAATTTCGGCATGACTACATCACGGATAAACTGCATGAAATCATTCAGTTCATCATAGCCTTGGCTTTCTTCAAGCAAATACCACATCACACGTGGTAAATCTTTTAAATAGCCAGATTTACCATCACGTTCAAACAGGCGTACAAAGATACCTAAAATTTTCAAATGGCGCTGAATTGCCATCAAGTCCGCATCTCGCTTGAATTGCTCAAAACTACGGTTTTCTTTTGCTGCCGCGGGTAATAAGTTATAAAACACCTCAAACCACTCATATACACGCTCAGCATTCCACTGTACATACGCATCACGTGTAATCGAAATCAAATCATAGGTATCCGCACCAATCACGGCATCCTGAAAATCAATCACGCCAAGCTCTTGCTCATTTTCAATTTTCATCAAGTTACGACTGTGAAAATCACGATGTACAATCACTTGTGGTTGTTGAGTTGCTTCAATGGCAAGGAAATCAAATGCCTGTTCAATTGTTTCCAATTGCTGCTCTGTCGGTTGAATGTTCAGTGAAGGTAACATCCAGTCCGTTAGCAAACGCATTTCAGTCATTAACTTTTCGTATGAATAAGCTGGCAATTGCCCATGACCATCGACCTGTTGCAACGCTATTAACTGCTTAAAGCTTTGTGCGTAGTACTGATCAACCGTGTGATCTGTGAGCAGTGTCGAAAGTACAACATCACCAAAATCTTCCAGCAATAACAGACCATGTGCTAAGTCTTTCGCAATAATATGCGGAACACGCACACCATGTTTGTCAAAAAACTCATCAATACTTACAAATGGTGCACAATCTTCTTTTTCAGGAGGCGCATCCATAAGCATGTATGTTTTGTTTTGTAATCCAATTCGCGCATAACGACGAAAGCTTGCATCTCCTGCTAAAAAATTGATCTCAAATTGATCAGATTGGAGAGTGGCTTGAAGCCAAGTTTGTATCAATTGTTCACGTTGTGTATTCATTTGCAATAAAATCTAAAACTAGCTGAGATTTTGAAAGCTTAAGTGTAGCCACTTATCAACTTTTTCTCTATGATGCGACAATAATTAATTGTGAATTAGCGTACTGGTTAATGAGACAATGAAACATCAGTTTAAATTTAATCCTTTAGCAACAGCTATTTTGACACTCTTGTGTGGCGGCTCGATCCAGTCTGGTTTCGCAGCTCAAGCTGATGCTGTCTCTACGCTTGACAACAAACAGCTCAAAGCAGCAATTCGAAATCAAGGACAGCAAGATCAAGAAAGTTATCCTGGGGAAAGCTTTTTCCAGCAATATTATGTAGATAAATCTGCGCCAGAAGCACAGTTACGTGATAATCGTTATTTAAGTTCTTCCTTTTGCCAAGGGACTTGGGTCACTCCAATTAATCCCCAAACAAAAGCAGGCAACGAAAACACCACGACTTCTGTCATTACTGCTGATTATGGACATTACAACCCTACAGGTGACTCAGTCCTACAAGGCAACGTCGTAATCGATCAAGAAGGTCGTACGATTCGTGCAGATCAAGTTACTATTGATTCAACCCAAACCTATGCCAATGCCGAAGGTCGTGTTCAACTCGCCCAATCTGGCTTACTCAGCCAAAGTGATGAAATTAACTATAATTTAAAGACCCAGACAGGCGATTTAAATAACAGTTACTACATTTCTGAACAACAGCATGCACACGGACATGCAAGCCAGATTAAACGTGCCAATGAAAATTTAGTTATTTTAAAAGATGCGAGCTATACAGCTTGCCCACCAGAACAGAAACCAGCCTGGAAAATTCAAGCGAAACAAATTGAATTAAATCAGGATACGGGGCGCGGTGTCACTCGTGGTACAAAACTTTATGTGAAAAACGTACCTGTACTTGCAGTCCCTTATTTCAACTTCCCAATTGATGATCGCCGTACTACTGGCCTGCTCAGCCCACTTTTCGGCTATAGCAATGATGGCGGGGCTCAACTTGCCACACCAGTTTATCTCAATCTTGCACCTAACTACGATCTTACGCTAACACCAAGCTATATGAGCAAGCGTGGCGAAAAACTAGATGCTGAATTCCGTTATATGACGGAAAACTTTGGTTCGGGCCGTATTTGGGGCGGATATATTGCTAAAGATAAGCAATATGGTGATGAAAATCGTGATGACTTACACTTCCTTCATCACTGGAGCATTAATGATCAATGGTCAACTAATTTAGAATATAATTACGCTTCTGATAAAGACTATTTTGCGGATTTCAATCACAACCCAAATACAAGAACCGATCTCAACTTACGTCGAGCCTGGGAACTGAATTATCGCAATGGTATTCCAGGTCTAAAAGCTCAATTGAAAGTTGAAGACTTCCAGACACTCGATAAAACGATCCCTGATGCAAATAAGCCATATGCTCGATTGCCTCAATTTTTATTAAACTACGTTACAGGTGACCCACAAGGGCTACAATACGAGTTTAACAACGATACCGCTTACTTTAAAAAATCGATCAATGATGGCTCTGCGCTTGAGTCAAGTGGTACGCGTATCTATAACCAGTTTGCAGTTCGATATAATTATCTCACGCCATCTTGGTTCTATGCAGTTCCTGAAGTATCTGTTCGGA
The DNA window shown above is from Acinetobacter colistiniresistens and carries:
- a CDS encoding ParA family protein; this encodes MAQIIAIANQKGGVGKTTTAVNLAASLAILKKRVLLVDMDSQGNATMGSGIQKNDLLYSVTDVLLGEVPIETAIQKAEVGYKVLGANRELAGVELAIAEQEGREFILKNALQEVDAAFDYIIVDCAPSLSLITVNALAAVNGVIIPMQCEYYALEGLADLTQTIDRIQKALNPNLEIVGVLRTMYDARNALTRDVSAELEQYFGKKLYETVIPRNIRLAEAPAHGLPVIYFEKSSKGAVSYLNLAAEMLKKSKVKKGSAV
- the rsmG gene encoding 16S rRNA (guanine(527)-N(7))-methyltransferase RsmG, coding for MHPFFQELKQGSQALGLNLSEDSLTLLLKYQDALVLWNKAYNLTAIREPKEMLVKHLLDSLSILNDLPQGRLLDVGTGGGMPGMIIALCQPERSCVLLDSNGKKIRFLKQFIADLKLKNVIAVQTRVENEDSIGELGQFDVITSRAFASLTDFVDAAQPYMHEQSIIAAMKGLVPADEVEQMKDEYSCKIIELRVPRLDEQRHLLLLQRIQ
- the murU gene encoding N-acetylmuramate alpha-1-phosphate uridylyltransferase MurU, which gives rise to MKAMILAAGLGNRMRPLTLHTPKPLLEVGGKPLIVWHIEKLKAIGVTEIVINTAWLADKLVAALGDGSQFGVTILWSHEGEGLETAGGIINALPLLGDQPFILVNGDVWTTMDFSSLLSVQLDGKQAHLVLVENPPQHLKGDFILANNLAYTFEQEQFGEALTYSGVAIFDPQMFNGLENGKRPLAPLLKQAMQQQQVSAEKMQAIWVDVGTPERLQQLDQQIQQGVFA
- a CDS encoding aminoglycoside phosphotransferase family protein — its product is MNTQREQLIQTWLQATLQSDQFEINFLAGDASFRRYARIGLQNKTYMLMDAPPEKEDCAPFVSIDEFFDKHGVRVPHIIAKDLAHGLLLLEDFGDVVLSTLLTDHTVDQYYAQSFKQLIALQQVDGHGQLPAYSYEKLMTEMRLLTDWMLPSLNIQPTEQQLETIEQAFDFLAIEATQQPQVIVHRDFHSRNLMKIENEQELGVIDFQDAVIGADTYDLISITRDAYVQWNAERVYEWFEVFYNLLPAAAKENRSFEQFKRDADLMAIQRHLKILGIFVRLFERDGKSGYLKDLPRVMWYLLEESQGYDELNDFMQFIRDVVMPKFIAKYGDYEVAA
- a CDS encoding LPS-assembly protein LptD; translated protein: MKHQFKFNPLATAILTLLCGGSIQSGFAAQADAVSTLDNKQLKAAIRNQGQQDQESYPGESFFQQYYVDKSAPEAQLRDNRYLSSSFCQGTWVTPINPQTKAGNENTTTSVITADYGHYNPTGDSVLQGNVVIDQEGRTIRADQVTIDSTQTYANAEGRVQLAQSGLLSQSDEINYNLKTQTGDLNNSYYISEQQHAHGHASQIKRANENLVILKDASYTACPPEQKPAWKIQAKQIELNQDTGRGVTRGTKLYVKNVPVLAVPYFNFPIDDRRTTGLLSPLFGYSNDGGAQLATPVYLNLAPNYDLTLTPSYMSKRGEKLDAEFRYMTENFGSGRIWGGYIAKDKQYGDENRDDLHFLHHWSINDQWSTNLEYNYASDKDYFADFNHNPNTRTDLNLRRAWELNYRNGIPGLKAQLKVEDFQTLDKTIPDANKPYARLPQFLLNYVTGDPQGLQYEFNNDTAYFKKSINDGSALESSGTRIYNQFAVRYNYLTPSWFYAVPEVSVRSINTYYDQDTKANLRSDNQEKSVVVPQFTFATGLTFEKDGKYLQSISPRAFYAYSPYKNQDNNPNFDSTTASVNYDQLFNPYRFYGHDRLDDNNFLSLGITYSLLDTEGLERIKASIGQSYYFSDRRVSLNEKLDEFDTQRRTGPIVSLSSQLNQNVTISSNSAWTENGDNAQRDLQAYYTGDKGNLYNLGYFYRKKITDRQDAYDQVVASFIQPVKDNWRIMGHAQYDIDNNVMREYLLGVNYESCCWAVSVYGRSYYNDLDDPNTPGVHKKNAVMAEFTLKGLGALNNKLASLLENRVLGFDKINQSWTQR